The DNA sequence GTGGCGGATGCGATCGCGATACTGGGAGTTCGACGGTATGAAATGCCTGCTGGCAGGGCTTTTGCCGCCCCGCGGAGCCACGCTGCCGCACGCGGGCTTCCTGTGGATGACCTGTTGACAGCCTCAGCTGCTCCCGTCGCGGGCGCTGGGTTGCCGGCCCCGTCGTCGGGGCCGGCGGGGTCATCGGGGTCGGCGCGGCTTGCCGATCGCCCGGTCGGTGACTGGCGCCAGGCCCGATCGGGCCGGTGGGCCGACCACGGGGGAAGGGTGTGAGAAGCGCCCGGTTCAAACCCGCGACCTGCGCTCTTCCCGCCTGAGCCCGCCGGACGGCTGGTTGCTCAGGGGTCACGAGGTCCCCGCCGAGGGTGACGATCGTCCTCTTGGCTGGCTATGGTCGTTACAGGGTCCGTCTCACCCGATCCGCCGTTGTGGCGGCATCTCGACTTCCCGGGCGAAACCCACCACCCCCAATCCGACACGGTTCGCTTCGCCTCCTGCATTTCAAGATCGAAATGGTGGTCCGGCGGTCCGATGATTCGTCACCAACGGGTCGGATGTAACCGATGTCCACCGGCCAATCGGGGTGGCATACCCGTCAGGACCACACCGAGACGTGAGGAGGGCCGCGGCATCGGGTAGGACGACCCGATCGGATCGCGGCGTCGATGACGACGATGTGACCAGCGAGAAGGGATCACAGAAGTGACCATGAATGTCGCCAGGATCGGGCTCTGGATGTCCGCGAGGCAGTGGCCGCATGGCACGGCCGAACGTCGCGACACCGCTCAGGAGCTTGCGGAGCTCGGCTACGACATGGTCTGGCTGGGCGGTGCCACGGCGGACCTTGAGCTTCCGGCGGCGTTGCTGGAGTCCACCGAGCGCCTGTGCGTCGGCACCGGGATCCTGAACATCTGGACCGAGTCGGTGGACCTGCTGGCCGACACCTACGGAATGCTGGAGAAGGCACACCCCGGCCGCCTGCTGCTCGGCGTGGGCGCGGGGCACGCGCGGATGGTCGAGAGCGTGACCGGCCGCCGCTACCGTCGGCCACTGGGCGCCGTGGTCTCCTACCTGGAGGCGCTCGACGCGGTCGGCATCCCGGCGTCGGCGCGGGTGCTGGCGGCGCTGGGCCCACGCATGCTCGGCCTGGCCGCCCGCCGGTCGGCCGGGGCGCATCCCTACCTCGTCACCCCCGAGCA is a window from the Parafrankia irregularis genome containing:
- a CDS encoding LLM class F420-dependent oxidoreductase translates to MTMNVARIGLWMSARQWPHGTAERRDTAQELAELGYDMVWLGGATADLELPAALLESTERLCVGTGILNIWTESVDLLADTYGMLEKAHPGRLLLGVGAGHARMVESVTGRRYRRPLGAVVSYLEALDAVGIPASARVLAALGPRMLGLAARRSAGAHPYLVTPEHTRMAREILGPGALLAPEQKIVLETDPARARAIGRAALSIYLELPNYTNNLRRLGFTDADLAAGGSDHLVDALIAWGDLDSIRTRLEEHCAAGADQVAVQILTDNKQLPRAQWRILAAGLDLRPPAVAGAVSGI